NNNNNNNNNNNNNNNNNNNNNNNNNNNNNNNNNNNNNNNNNNNNNNNNNNNNNNNNNNNNNNNNNNNNNNNNNNNNNNNNNNNNNNNNNNNNNNNNNNNNNNNNNNNNNNNNNNNNNNNNNNNNNNNNNNNNNNNNNNNNNNNNNNNNNNNNNNNNNNNNNNNNNNNNNNNNNNNNNNNNNNNNNNNNNNNNNNNNNNNNNNNNNNNNNNNNNNNNNNNNNNNNNNNNNNNNNNNNNNNNNNNNNNNNNNNNNNNNNNNNNNNNNNNNNNNNNNNNNNNNNNNNNNNNNNNNNNNNNNNNNNNNNNNNNNNNNNNNNNNNNNNNNNNNNNNNNNNNNNNNNNNNNNNNgggggggggggggggggggggggggggggaggacAAGCAAATGAACTAACACGCCCAGCGGGCACGTGGAGTGCATGAGGCGCCTCACGTGCACCAAGAGCaatgttttcatttttagtggGGCCCACTGTGAGGACAAAAAACCAATGCCTCCTTCAAGCATCTCAAACCTTATCTCACTTCTTTCTCTATCATTCACATCGCATTAGATCCCACAAAAAAACATCTAATTGGGATGCTCTTAGAGCATCAATATCAAAGGTTTTTAGTACAGTAAAAACCATGTATGTTATTTTTGAACTGATGTGAAGTGAATTTTATTTGAGTTTTTTTCTCCTAAAAGTAGAGGTTCTTGGCTGACATTGCTGACTAAGAAGGAGAAACAAAGCTAGCAGCTGCAATTGCGTGATGCAGTGGCCCACGCTCCCACTGGCGCGTCTACAATAGCTTTCAGCTTTATGCGCgtcagacttttttttttttttttttttaaatttttgctttttcctttttctcatACTCTCCTAGGTGGCTTCTTAAATATtgtgcaaaaaagaaaaaaaacaaactaatGTAGATGCTCTTATACCAACTCTTTAATATTCAGTAATCAGTAGTTAGACCCTCATGTAGTTAGACTAAAATCGGAACTTTGTTACACCACGATCTTTCAACCAATAGAGGGTATCTTTACATGTTAAAACTTCAACCATCAAAGGAATATGATGAAGACAACTCAAAACGACATTATTCATTGCTACgaagtttaattttaatatattaaatatttatttttaattttaaattcattttcaatatattttatactttaaatataCGGTCTAAAAGTAATTTTACAATGTAttcgtagtaatatttaatatattaaaaataaatatttatccgCAATGCAATTAGAATGTTAACTATGGTGGACGCATAATTCACTATAACATATACCAATTCCGTATGAACCGAACGGATTTGTTCTTGCCTTTCCTTAACCTCAAGTTGTCTTAATCTAAACCTCAGACAGTCTTGAAACAGGAAAAAGAGCAGGCTCGAGGAGATGCACCCACAGATACATACATCTATATACATATGATTTTCAGAATTTGGAATTAGGGCACAGCTCAGGAATGGCCGTGTTCGATTGATCATTATTTTTGCAGTCTCTCTTATTGAAATCgcagttgaagaagaaaaatgagtgATCATCATTCTCACTCCGACTCCTCTCCTCTCATCGCTCCTTCTCCGATCACCGCTCCCGCCGCCAGTAGCACCGAGATCGACCTCGAAGCCGGCCCCGACGACCAAATTCAGTGCCGAATTTGCCTCGAAACTGACGGTGGTTTTCACCAACTCctcttgttattattattttttactttcttttccCAAACTCTGTGAAATTTGTCCCTTGTTTTTTGAGGCCATGCTGCATCTGCAATTTAGTATTGATTCAAGTGTATAAGCATTCGGTTTTCCGCGAATTACGGCTGTCGGTTTGGCTTTCTGGATGTCTACGAAATATAATCAATACTGTTATTTAGATTTGAAAGtgtattttgttcatttttgcAGTTTCTACTCTCCTCCTGGGAATATTCTTTTTGTTGGCCTGTTAAAGTATGATAGCTCGTAGTTGTAGTGTATGGGTCCTAGAGAATTCTAGTGGCATTTATGTACAGTTgagaaaattagaaattttgataaatttacaTGAGAAAGGGCTGAAAGGCCATGTTATGTGTCTCATCAAAGCTAATCTAGCTCATTACCTATGCTGCTAtagtattatttaaattattttttctttaataaggAGATCTGGTAATTGGTAAAAGGGATGTATTCTGAGCATGAACTGGTAATTGTTTATCCATTTTTTGATTTTTGAGGTGGTGATATTGTTTGTTCAATTTTAATGCATATTCCACATTTTATATGGAGGGTGAAAGACTGAAAGGTATCTGTGCTTgaatattattactttttccCTTTTCAGGTAGGGATTTTATTGCCCCTTGCAAATGTAAGGGTACTGCAAAGTATGTTCACCGGGAATGCCTGGATCATTGGCGTGCTGTGAAGGTTAGGCTATACTCACCTCCACTTCGGCAACATATGGGAACTACGTGTTTCTTATGATTCGTGCATTCAGTTCCTCAATGTGAATTCAAATATCTATTTCATTTGTCGCATCATGGCAAATTATAATTGTGTAATGTATCCTTTTCTGTTGATTATATCCAACTGAAAATTCACATCTCCATTGTGAATAAGTATTAAGTTTGAACTCAGCAGAAAATTTAGTCCTTCTATGTATTTGCAGGAAGGTTTTGCATTTGCTCATTGCACAACTTGCAAGGCTCCATATCATTTGAGAGTTCATGTTATTGCTGATAGGAGATGGCGAACTCTAAAGTTCCGATTCTTTGTGACTAGAGACATTCTGTTTATATTTCTAGCTGTTCAACTTGTAGGTCATTGTCCCTCTgagtttcaatttctttttccttttccatatTTATCCCTCTAATGTCAAGATTCATTTTGTATCTCTCACTCTCCCATTTGTAGGTGATTGCTTTATTGGGATACTTCGtgtatctaattgatttttatcaGAAGTCTTGGCTTCGTCTCACTTGGGGTTTTGATAGCGAGCTAAGTTTCTACTATATCTGCGGTAAAAATCTCACCAACTCCATACTATTTTCAGCATGCTTTACTTACATAACTCCTAGAAAGATGGGTTAACGTGCTTTATCACGCGGTACTGCAATTTTTACTACCATGGTTGGTACTTGTATTTGAAAAATAGTCCTCAACATCCTGTAGTACTGGAGTTACGTATGTCTGATTAACCCCAAAAAAAAGATTGGTTAACTGTTAACCAAAATAATTTCAGTTAACCGTTAACCAATTTAATTCAGTTAATTTGATCGGTTACCTAATTACATTGGTTTAGTTAACAATTTTTAGTTTTAGGGAAGTTCggttaaaaaatttcaaaattaaccaaattaataataaataaaaatataaaatatactccctccatcccattttatgtatcgggttcggttaacgagacttgactgaagttatttacaatttaatttttcataatattaagtttagaattagtatgtaatatttatatatttagaaactacaataaaattactattaaaaacaaaacaaaaaaaaatcaaatataaaaattataagaaaatgctaatagaaataagcaaagaagaaatagttggtttgaccaatgaatagtaagtaggacagataaaatgggacaaaagGAGTATTttacttataatattataagtattttttttaataaatagtaatttattaatatacttataaattatatttacgaaccaaaaaaaatgataaagaaaaccaaaaaccaaaataataattaaaaccaAAGGGAGCCTGCGAATTGGCACCCTTAGTTTATTCCGACATGGAGTGTGAAATTGTTgaggagccttgaggctcctctTGCACTATGAATTGCACACCCTATTTCCTTTTGTAGCCTGTTTGAGGCTCCCTgttaaaagaataaattaattaaagggcATTCGAGGGAAAATACCCTCAAATGCTCTCACTAGGCCATTTTGGGTCCAATGAGAAATTGAACTATGGTGGTTGTGCACTTGTGTCAACACCCCAAACGTGATGCAACCAAACAGCCTTTTTTGGGCGTTTGGGGCAGTGACTCCAACCTTCCCAAACTAGGCCTTAGAGAGGATGAGTTTACATGGGATGGGTTTTTTTACTTAGTGTTTGTTGTGCAAGGGAGCTATGGTTTGTTGGATACTTGAAATGACAGCCTCACATTGGATGAAAAGGTATGGTGTTTTGGTGAGTCTAGCAAATTCTTTGTGTAGTACA
This portion of the Ipomoea triloba cultivar NCNSP0323 chromosome 5, ASM357664v1 genome encodes:
- the LOC116020678 gene encoding uncharacterized protein LOC116020678 isoform X2, with amino-acid sequence MSDHHSHSDSSPLIAPSPITAPAASSTEIDLEAGPDDQIQCRICLETDGRDFIAPCKCKGTAKYVHRECLDHWRAVKEGFAFAHCTTCKAPYHLRVHVIADRRWRTLKFRFFVTRDILFIFLAVQLVIALLGYFVYLIDFYQKSWLRLTWGFDSELSFYYICGALLFFALLGLSGCFITCYDRRVRNDLAQPCRELCADCHLPGTLCMWTDCTTCFEGCAGAASECSGCLGGAGEAGLPLLFIMALIVLGLFTVIGIFYSVLVATMVGQRIWQRHYHILAKRMLTKEYVVEDVDGEMTGSDWSPPPLPPEHVQQLKSLGLL